A single Lolium perenne isolate Kyuss_39 chromosome 6, Kyuss_2.0, whole genome shotgun sequence DNA region contains:
- the LOC139832470 gene encoding uncharacterized protein produces MTHEEREAKEGQEREAKRMEEAFSATRSSTSTHVLLGQEFFEHMERMAEDRAANLAQQNEFFSRLIRENNGGIRNGGPKGVSLTEFLQTNPLTFATAPEPMDADDWLRDTERKLKTVQCNDEEKVRYATYLLSGPVASWWDNVILIQPSGHVFTWDKLKKKFREAQVPESIMELKRREFETLKQNDLSVWKYLGEFDRLSRYAAEDVNIEEKRIKRFLKGMNPFLKMQLNLTKCTRFHELVDTAITLENDYEEVQNERKRKARLEPQPIQIQQTQSEMNFQTRDETITPFYSRVRCHNCARKGHYAKDCTQQDITCFGCGQLGHMKSECPDP; encoded by the coding sequence ATGACTCATGAAGAGAGGGAGGCAAAAGAAGGTCAGGAAAGAGAAGCTAAGCGGATGGAAGAGGCATTCTCTGCCACTAGATCGTCAACATCAACCCATGTCCTGCTTGGGCAAGAATTCTTTGAGCACATGGAAAGGATGGCTGAGGATAGAGCAGCAAACTTAGCACAACAAAATGAATTTTTCAGTCGTTTGATACGTGAGAATAATGGAGGTATCAGAAATGGAGGGCCAAAAGGAGTGAGTCTTACGGAATTCCTACAAACCAATCCACTGACTTTTGCTACCGCACCAGAACCTATGGATGCGGATGATTGGTTGAGGGACACTGAGCGGAAATTAAAGACAGTTCAGTGTAATGATGAAGAGAAGGTTAGATATGCCACCTATCTACTATCAGGACCAGTAGCGTCATGGTGGGATAACGTGATTCTAATTCAACCTTCGGGACATGTTTTCACGTGGGACAAGCTTAAGAAGAAGTTCCGAGAAGCCCAGGTTCCTGAAAGTATTATGGAGCTAAAGAGAAGAGAATTCGAGACCTTGAAGCAGAATGACTTGTCGGTATGGAAATATCTAGGAGAGTTTGATCGTTTATCACGTTATGCAGCAGAGGATGTGAACATAGAGGAGAAAAGGATAAAAAGGTTCTTAAAAGGGATGAATCCATTCCTGAAAATGCAGTTGAATCTAACCAAATGCACAAGGTTCCACGAGCTAGTGGATACTGCAATTACTTTGGAGAATGATTATGAAGAAGTGCAGAATGAAAGAAAAcggaaggcaaggttggaaccacaACCAATTCAGATACAACAAACTCAGTCAGAGATGAATTTTCAAACTAGAGATGAGACAATCACACCGTTTTATAGTCGAGTTCGATGCCATAACTGTGCAAGAAAAGGTCACTATGCCAAGGATTGCACTCAACAGGATATTACCTGTTTTGGATGTGGACAACTAGGTCATATGAAATCAGAATGCCCGGATCCATAG